In a single window of the Xylanibacillus composti genome:
- a CDS encoding acylneuraminate cytidylyltransferase family protein has translation MINNKRIVAVIPARGGSKSIPYKNIKELGGKPLIAWSIEMAKACEEIDRVIVSTEDEKIASVARQYGAEVIHRPEHLAQDDSLVMDAIKDLIAKIRVEGETAEYMVLLEPTSPMRSLDDIQQCLYLLADSDTDFDSVATFMDAELNPHRAWKIDDGMAQTFIDGAIPWLPRQKLPRAYQLNGAVYAFVIDRLKSEHISAFFGKSGVVLMPKERSVDIDDEIHFEFADYLLRRKNA, from the coding sequence TTGATAAATAACAAAAGGATTGTTGCAGTAATTCCGGCTAGAGGGGGAAGTAAATCCATCCCATATAAAAATATAAAGGAATTGGGAGGAAAGCCGTTAATTGCGTGGTCTATCGAGATGGCGAAGGCGTGTGAAGAAATTGACCGCGTCATCGTATCAACGGAGGATGAGAAGATTGCTTCCGTAGCCAGGCAGTATGGTGCTGAAGTCATTCATCGTCCCGAACATTTAGCCCAAGATGACTCTCTTGTTATGGATGCAATCAAGGATCTGATCGCAAAAATTAGAGTGGAAGGGGAAACGGCTGAATATATGGTTTTGCTTGAACCTACATCCCCTATGCGATCACTGGATGATATACAACAATGTTTGTATCTGTTGGCGGATAGTGATACAGACTTTGATTCTGTTGCTACTTTCATGGACGCTGAGTTGAATCCTCATAGAGCCTGGAAGATTGACGACGGAATGGCCCAGACTTTCATTGATGGTGCGATCCCGTGGCTTCCCAGGCAAAAGCTCCCCAGAGCCTATCAGCTTAATGGCGCTGTCTATGCTTTTGTGATAGATCGTTTGAAGTCAGAGCATATCAGTGCTTTTTTTGGGAAAAGTGGCGTTGTTTTGATGCCTAAGGAACGTTCCGTTGACATTGATGATGAGATACACTTTGAATTTGCAGACTATTTGTTACGGAGGAAAAATGCCTGA